TTGTGCGGATTTGATCCAGCAGTTCTTTGTGGTTTTGATCCATCCAGCTTAGGAATTCGTTTTCGAAGCGGCGAATGTCTTCTACTGGGATATCATCAAGGTGTCCTTTAGTTAATGCATAAAGGATCATTACCTGCTTTTCTACTTTAAGCGGCTTGTTCAGGTCCTGCTTTAGTACTTCAACAGTACGTGCACCACGGTTCAGTTTTGCCTGAGTTGCTTTATCAAGGTCAGAACCGAACTGCGCGAATGCTTCAAGCTCACGGTATGCTGCAAGGTCAAGACGCAGTGTACCTGATACCTTCTTCATCGCTTTGATCTGTGCAGATCCACCGACACGGGATACTGAAAGACCGGCGTTGATCGCAGGACGTACACCCGAGAAGAATAGATCTGACTGAAGGAAGATCTGTCCATCAGTAATTGAGATTACGTTCGTCGGAATGTAAGCTGAGATATCCCCTGCCTGTGTCTCAACGAAAGGTAGTGCTGTAATTGAACCTGAGCCCAATGTTTCATTTAGCTTCGCTGCACGCTCAAGAAGGCGGCTGTGAAGGTAGAATACGTCACCAGGATATGCTTCACGACCTGGAGGACGGCGAAGTAGTAGTGAAAGTTCACGGTAAGCAGATGCCTGTTTTGTTAAGTCATCATATACAACAAGCACGTGCTTGCCATTTAACATGAATTCTTCACCCATTGTTACGCCTGTGTATGGTGCTAGGAATAATAATGGTGCAGGCTGTGATGCTGATGCCGTTACGACGATTGAGTAATCAAGTGCGCCGTGCTTACGAAGTGTTTCAACTGTACCACGTACTGTTGATTCCTTCTGTCCAATTGCAACGTAGATACAGATCATGTCCTGGTCTTTCTGGTTCAGGATTGTATCGATTGCTACAGATGTCTTACCAGTCTGACGGTCACCGATGATTAGCTCACGCTGACCACGGCCGATTGGAACTAGTGCATCGATCGCTTTGATACCAGTCTGAAGTGGCTCGTGTACTGACTTACGTGCCATTACGCCTGGTGCCGGGCTTTCGATTGGACGTGCTTTAGACGTGTTGATCGGACCAAGTCCATCAACTGGCTGTCCAAGCGGGTTTACTACGCGGCCGATCAGTTCCTCACCAACTGGAACTTCCATGATACGGCCTGTACGGCGAACTTCGTCGCCTTCTTTGATGTCGCGGTATGGTCCAAGGATAATGATACCGACATTGTTCTGCTCAAGGTTTTGCGCCATACCCATAACGCCGTTAGAGAACTCAACTAGCTCTCCAGCCATTACGTTATCAAGGCCATGAGCACGTGCGATACCGTCACCAATTTCGATAACCGTACCAACCTCCGTTACTTCGATATCCGATTGATAGTTTTCAATCTGCTGTTTAATCAGCGCACTGATTTCTTCAGCTTTGATGCTCATGAATGTCACCCCTCATTTCGTGGATCTTATCGTTTCAGTTCACGTTCAAGGCGATTTAGCTTATTGCGAAGGGTACCGTCAAAAATGCGATTCCCGATGCGGATGCGAATGCCGCCAAGAAGTGCTGAGTCTACGTGATTATGAATGTCAAGACGCTGCTTACCGACTTGCGGAGCAAATGAAGCAGAGATCGCTTCTTTATCTGCGTCTGATAATTTTGTTGCTGATGATACGTGTGCAACGGCTGTACCGCGTGCATCAAGTGCACGGTTGATGTATTCATCTGCAAGCTCAACCATCTCATTGTTACGACGGCGGTCAATCAGAATGTACATCGTGTTCAGCACGTGCTCTGAAATGCCGCTGAATGATTTCTCGATCAGCTGCTTCTTTTGATCTTTTGACCATTTAGGAGACTGAAGAAGCTGAGACAGTTCAGGCGTCTGTGTAAACACCTGGCGAACTGTGCGAAGATCTTCTTCGATCTGGTCTGTCTGGCCGTGCTTTACTGCAAGCTCAAAAAGTGCCTGTGCGTAACGCGCTGCTGCAGTAGATTTGCTCATCGCAGATCCCCTGCCTTTGCAATTGTTTCGTTGATCAGCTGCTGTTGCTCTTCAACTGTCAGTTCTTTTTCAATTACTTTAGAAGCAACCAGTACTGATAATGTAGCAACCTGCTCGCGTAGTGCTGCAACTGCCTGGTCTTTTTCTGTTTCGATTTCGCGAAGTGTCGCTTCTTTCATACGCTCTGATTCTGCACGCGCTGCAAGAATAATTTCTTCACGCTGAGCATCACCCTGTTTGCGGGCGTTTTCAATCAGTTCCTGCGCATCCTGACGAGCTTCTTTCAAAAGCTGGCGCTGCTCTTCAAGCTGCTGCTTCGCTTCTGTACGGCTTTTTTCAGCCGCTTCGATTTCGCCTGCGATGTGGTCTTCACGCTGTTTCATGATGCCCATTAACGGACCCCATGCGAATTTCTTAAGTAATGCTAGTAAAAGGATGAACATCGCTAATTGGAAAAGGATGTCTCCCTCACTGAAGCCACTGGCTCCAAGTACAAATGCATCAAGTGTGAACACGCTCGTTTCACTCCCTTCAGAAGTCAGTCAAATACGGAAAGTTGTATTATATTTCATAAGGCACCGGCTGATTTCCGCTCCGGACAGGCGCTTTCCGCGGCCGCGCGGTGAGCCTCCTCGGCTGTGCCTGCGGGGTCTCACCTGTCGCTTCTATGCCGCAGGAGTCGCCCGTCCTCCGCTACAATCAGCCTATATAATAGATAAGAATACTTTTAAAATCAGATGTTCTGTAAAAAATGGCGAAGCATGTCACGATGTGATCTTCGCCATTTTATGTTGAATATTATTGACCTTGTACGATGAACGCGATAACTACTGCGATGATCGGAACGGCCTCAACTAGTGCTACCCCGATGAACATTGTAGTTTGAAGCATACCGCGAGCTTCTGGCTGACGTGCGATACCTTCTACTGTTTTAGATACGATCATACCGTTACCGATACCTGCACCTAGTGCTGCTAAACCTACTGCTAGTGCTGCTGCTAAAAGACCAATTGAACCTGTCATTTGGATATATCCTCCTTAGTGTGGGTAAATAATTTTTGTTTAACATGTTTGTTCAGTGACTGAACAGGTAAATATATTAATGGTCAGAGCTCACTTTGTGCGCCATATAAACCATCGTTAACATTACGAAAATGAATGCCTGGATACCACCGATGAACACGGAGAAACCAAGCCATGCAAGCGTTGGAATAACCGCTGCAATGTGACCAAAGAAACCTGTTGCCAGACTTCCTGCAAGAAGACCGAGTAGGATCTCACCTGCATAGATGTTACCGTAAAGACGCAAACCAAGCGTTAGCGTGTTTGCAAATTCTTCAATAATCTTAAGCGGGAATAAGAAACCCATTGGACGGAAAAAGTCTTTACCGTATTCACTGAAGCCTTTCATGCGTATGCCATAGTAATGCGTCAGCGCAATTACCATAACAGCAAGAGTCATTGTAACGATTGGATCAGCTGTCGGTGATTTCCACCAGAGATAGTGATCATATGTAATCGCAAACGGTAATCCTAAAAAGTTCGAAATCGCAACGTACATAATGAGTGTAATCCCTAAAATGTGAAAGCTTCCTCCGGTTTTCCAATCCATGTTACTCTTGATGATGTTCCGCACAAAATCCATAATCCACTCCATAAAGTTCTGCATCCCTGTTGGCTTCATTGCCAGGGTACGCGTGGATATGACTGCAATCAGAAATACAATTGCGGATGCGACGGTAATCATTAAGACATTGGAGAGATTAAAGGTCAGCCCCAGAAATTCTGCTAATGGCGCTTCATGATTCATTTATTTCACCTCTCTTCCCGCTTCTTGTGTAGGACTTGCTGCAATAAATAATCTATCATAATGACGAAATAAACCATCATTAATCCAAATACAGTGGAAATCAAATGAATGAAATCCGGAAATTCCAGTGCAATGAGCACCGCTACTCCTGCTGAGGCCATACGTGATAGTGTTCCAAGCGAACGCACTTTTCTGCCTTCGTCCATCGCACGATCAAACTTTTCCATTCTGTTCTTCATCAGCCAAAGATTAAGCAGGCTGAAAGAAGTTCCCAGTATAAGACCGAGAAAAACATCCGGGAAAGGTGTGAACCCGAAGCCGAGGACAAAAATCGATAACAAGTAAAATATGTACTTGGTGTACCGCAAAAAATGCTTTCTGATGTCAGGCATTTAGCTACTCTCCTGAGTCGAATTGTTTCACTGTGCGAAGCATCGCATAGATTCCTGCTGATAAACCCAGAAGTAATCCGATGATCATAAACAGCGGTTCTGTTTCCAGATGACGATCAAGCCATCTCCCACCGAAAATTCCGATGAGTACGGAGCCAGTTAATTGTGACAGAATGGCCGAATAAAGGACCATCGCATGGAACGGACGTCTTGACTGACGCATGAGTGCATCCTCACAATCTGAGAATGAAATTGAGGGCGGATATTACAAGGTTTTGAGCACTTTTTTGTGCGTATGAAAACCTTATCATTATACCCTTTAAAAGCATACAATAGGCTCTAAATGATGTCAACGCGATCTCGACAAAAAGTTCAATTGATCACATATAGATGTTTTTGTGTTCACATTTTTGACAAACCGGGATTTGGGGCGGTGCTTGATAGTTGTTTTTTGGTGTGGGATGTGTCCTTATGAGGGTGGGTTTGGATGAATGTGAGTGCTGATGCGAATGTGTGGGTTTCGGATCGGATTGACGAATTTTCGGGTCACCTTCTGAGATTTTCGGGTCACATTTCGGATTTTTCAGGTCACAATTTTTATGCAGACGGTTTTTCGGGTCACTCTCAGCTGATTTCGGGTCACCTTCACTAAATTTCAGGTCACCTTTCAAGATTCTCGGGTCACATCGTTCTCTCTTCCCCCCTCTTTTTTCACTAAAAAATCCCGCCCCCTTCCCAGGAGCGGGATTTCTCTTACACGCGGAATGTATCCGGGCGCTGGTCTGTTTCTTTAAAATAGTAGCGGATCGCTTCTGCAATGCGGGCAGATGCTTTTCCGTCACCGTATGGGTTGGACGCTTTAGACATAGCCTGATAAGCCGCATCATCTGTCAGCAATTCCGTCGCCATATTGTAAATCTGCTCTTCTTCTATGCCTGCAAGCTTCAGTGTGCCGGCTTCGATACCTTCAGGGCGTTCTGTCGTATCACGCAGTACAAGAACAGGTACACCAAGTGATGGTGCTTCTTCCTGAACGCCACCTGAATCTGTCAGAATCAGATGTGCTTTTGATGCAAAGTTATGGAAATCGATCACGTCAAGCGGATCAATCAGGTGAATGCGGTCATCTCCACCAAGAATATCATCAGCAATTTCACGAACAGCTGGGTTCAGGTGGACAGGATACACAACCTGCACATCCTTTTGCTCGTCTACAACGCGCTTGATCGCACGGAACATATTCTTCATTGGCTCACCAAGATTTTCCCTGCGGTGTGCTGTCACAAGAATCAGGCGGTCTCCGTTTAGCTGATCAAGAATATCGCTCTGATAGTCTTCATTTACAGTAGTGGAGAGTGCGTCGATTGCTGTGTTACCTGTGACGAAGATATTTTCTTCAGGCTTGTTTTCCTGAAGAAGGTTGTTTGCTGACTGGTCTGTTGGCGCGAAATGCAGATCTGCCATTACACCAGTCAGCTGGCGGTTCATCTCTTCAGGGTACGGTGAATATTTGTTCCATGTACGAAGACCCGCTTCAACGTGTCCGACTGCGATCTGATTGTAAAATGCAGCAAGACCTGCGACAAATGTCGTTGTCGTATCACCGTGAACAAGTACGATGTCAGGCTTTGTTTCTTTCATAATGCGGTCAAGGCCTTCAAGCGCACGCGTCGTGATGCCAGTCAGCGTCTGGCGGTCCTTCATAATATTTAAGTCATGGTCAGGTGTGATACCGAAAATGTCCATTACCTGATCAAGCATTTGACGGTGCTGTGCTGTTACGGTCACGATTGGCTCGAAATACTGATTCTGTTTTTTGAGTTCAAGTACAAGTGGTGCCATTTTGATTGCTTCAGGTCTTGTACCGAAGATCGTCATCACTTTTATACGTTTAGACATGAGTTTCTCCTTTAATGATTACGCTTATTTTGTACCGAATAATCTGTCGCCTGCGTCTCCTAGACCAGGGACAATGTAACCTTTTTCATTCAGTTTTTCATCAAGGGCTGCAATGTAAATGTCGACATCATCATGTTCTTTTTTAATTTCTTCAACGCCTTCTGGTGCTGCAACAAGGCATAGGAACTTAATGTTCTTTGCTCCGCGCTTTTTCAGAGAGTTGATCGCTTCAACTGCTGATCCGCCTGTTGCAAGCATTGGGTCAACAAGGATGAAGTCGCGCTCCTCTACGTCTGAAGGAAGCTTCACGTAGTATTCAACCGGCTTAAGTGTTTCCGGATCACGGTACAAACCAACGTGTCCAACTTTTGCTGCCGGAATCATCTTCAGGATCCCGTCGACCATTCCGATTCCCGCACGCAGGATTGGAACGATTGCAAGTTTTTTACCTGAAAGGACTTTGCCTTTTGTCTGGCTTACTGGCGTTTTAAGGTCGATTTCTTCCATCGGAAGGTCGCGTGTGATTTCAAAAGCCATAAGTGTTGCCACTTCATCTACAAGTTCACGAAAATCTTTTGTTCCTGTTTGTTCATCGCGGATGTGTGTCAGCTTGTGCTGAATCAGCGGATGATCGAATACGTATACTTTTCCCACACCTGTCACTCCTTTTTAAATAGGTTTTGCCAGACGCCGCAGATTCTTTCCGTGGGGGACTGCGCTTTCCTGCCCCCGGGCGGAGAGCCTCCTCAGCTTCGCTTGCGGGGTCTCACCTGTCCCTTCCTGGGGCGGGAGTCTCCGTCCCCCACTACAAGAATCTGCTCAGTTTGGTTTAAAACTTGTCTGCAAAACACTTATGTAAATTCTATTTCATCTTATTTATTATAAAGCAAATCCTTACGAAAGTTATCATACTTGCAGGTTTTTTACAAGAAAGGTTCGTATGATGTATGGGAAGTGTTATGGAATGGTAATTGTACTAAATATTTTGACGGTTTTGGATCGGGGCACGGTTGGGTTGTCGATGTTTTTGTTGGATTTGTATGTATTGTGCTGCAGTTTGTCGTGATACGTCCGGGAGTTTGTCGCTTTCCACACGCAGTTTGTCCCTTTCCGCCGGCACATATGTTGCTTTCTCCAACCTACATGTTTCGCCACACCCTCTTGATGCTTTTTAGATTCTAAAAAAACTGTTTCTCAAGTGCATGGAGGGCTGATGAAGCTGAATGTCGATGTTTTGGTTGGATTTGTAGCAATCAGGCTGCAGCTTGTCACGATACGCCCGGGAGTTTGTCTTAATCCACCGCCCAAATTTTGCTTTCGAGCTTCCCGAACGTCATCCCCCGGCCTCTCTCACACCCTCTTCACGTCCTTAACAAACCAAAAAGACTGCCCAATGAAGGACAGTCTCAAATCTTACTCGTATAATGCGAAACGGCTTGTGATCTCTTCGACTTTTGCTGCAGCTTCTTTCAGCTTTGCTTCGTCTTCGTGATTTTTCAGCGCGTTTGCAATCAGTTCAGCGATTTCTTCCATTTCTTTTTCCTTGAAGCCGCGTGATGTGACAGCTGGCGTTCCGATACGGATACCGCTTGTGACGAACGGGCTTTCAGGGTCGAATGGAATCGTGTTTTTGTTAACAGTGATGCCGATATCATCAAGTACTTTTTCAGCCACTTTACCTGTCAGGTTCAGCGAGCGAAGGTTTACAAGGACAAGGTGGTTATCAGTACCGTCCGAGACGATATCAATTCCATTTTTCTTGAATGCTTCTGCCATTGCTTTTGCGTTTTTCACAACCTGGTCGATATAGTCTTTGAATTCAGGCTTCAGTGCTTCACCGAAAGCGACTGCTTTTGCAGCGATGACGTGCATTAACGGTCCACCCTGAACGCCAGGGAAGATTGACTTATCGATTTTTTTCGCGAATTCTTCTTTACAAAGAATCATGCCTCCGCGCGGTCCGCGAAGTGTTTTGTGCGTTGTTGTTGTAACGAAATGTGCGTGCGGCACTGGAGACGGGTGTGCACCAGTCGCCACAAGTCCTGCGATATGCGCCATATCGACCATCAGATACGCGTCCACTTCATCAGCGATTTCACGGAATTTAGCGAAATCAATTGTGCGTGAGTAAGCACTTGCACCGGCTACGATCATCTTCGGCTTGTGCTCAAGCGCTTTTTGACGAACATCTTCATAATCGATCAGCTCGTCTTTTTCGCCTACACCGTACTCGATGAAATTATATAGTTCACCACTGAAGTTAACTGGACTTCCGTGCGTTAAGTGACCTCCATGAGACAGGTTCATACCAAGAACCGTGTCGCCCGGCTTTAGTACTGAGAAATAGACAGCCATGTTAGCCTGTGCACCTGAGTGCGGCTGAACGTTTGCGTGCTCTGCACCGAAAATTTCTTTCGCGCGGTCGCGTGCTAAGTTTTCAGCGACATCTACGTGCTCACATCCGCCATAATAGCGGCGTCCAGGGTAACCTTCTGCGTATTTGTTCGTAAGTACTGATCCTTGCGCTTCCATGACTGCTTCACTTACAAAATTCTCTGATGCGATCAGCTCGATTTTCGTACGCTGGCGCTTCAGTTCATCCTGCATTGCTTCGAATAATGCCTGATCCTGCTGTTGAATCTTATTCATTGTGAATCCTCCCTCATGTTCCGGGTCTGTTCCCGTCTATGGTCAAAAATCTTCTTCATCTTAACATGTTTTTTACGAATGTGAAAATGGCATTTTGGACGAAAAGGAGGTTGTTATGCGCTTACATCTTAATGTTTGTGAGCATTATAGAGCGGAATGTTCTTTTTTTGATTTCACTTTTTAGTTCTTCAGGTGCTGACTCCCAGCGAATCAGATCGAATTTTAAAAGTGTAGGAACCTCTTCAATTCTTTCAGTCAAATCCAGCCATTGCCTCTGGTTTAAATGAGGTGCAATGACGGCAATGTCAATATCAGAACGTTCATCTGCATCACCATGCGCTCTCGACCCAAATAATAAAAGCTGGTCGATGTGGTATGACTCAGCGATTTTGACGAGCTCATTTGAAATATGTTTAGGAAGCATATCATTCCTCCTGAAATTTCTTTTTAAGAAACTTAAATACTGTTTTCATCTCCGGAAAATAAGCATGAATATGTTAAAGGATCTCTCTGGCAAGCTCTTCATTATAAGTGTGTGATGTTTCGTTCCGGTCTTTCAGCATTTGAAGCCATGCCTGTTCATCGTTTAACCATTCTGCTTTATATGCTTCTTTTAACGTTTCTCTTGGTGTTTTTGCTTCAATGCCTTCTGATTGCAGGCACCTTTTTAGCGTTTTCCAATATAATTCAATCGTGAACTCAAATCGTTGAATTGTTCCATCTACAATCAGAGAGTTACTCGAATCTTCAGCCAGTGCTTCTTCAAGCCTTGATAACGCAAGAGAAAGGTTATCAAAATTCTTTTTCAGTTTACGATCCATCGGCCATCAACTCCTATTTGTTCTCCTCTATCTATTATAACCTAAAAACAACCGGTCTCTAAAAGACCGGTTGCCTATCTATCTATTCAAGCTCGTATACTGCCCGCGCACCGCCAACCAGTTTCGGTCTTGTGCGTGCGAGCGTGATGTGTGCTTCTCCGAGCGATTTCGCTGCGACACGAACCGGTACAGCGACAGGCTTCAGGTGCATGCCAATCAGCGTATCGCCAATGTCGATGCCGCCGTGCGCCTGGATGCGCTCGACTGCAACCGGATCCTTCATGTGGCGATATGCATATGACGCCATTGCACCGCCCGCTTTTCGCACAGGTACGACTGTAACTTCTTCAAGGCCGTAGCGCTCTGCTGTTTCACGTTCCACGATCAGCGCCCGGTTGATGTGTTCACACCCCTGAAATGCAAGGTGAAGTCCTGTATCTGCTGAAAATCTCTCAAATGCTTTATACAGTGATTCAGCAACTTCATCTGTACCTGACGTGCCGATTTTACGGCCGATGACTTCAGAGGTTGAGCAGCCGATGACAAACAGCTGTCCCTCTTTTAATGAAGCCTGCTCCTGGTATTCCATAAGGATTGACAGCAATTCCTGGTTCATCACAAGCCCTTCTTTCTGTTTGGTTCTGTCAGAACGGGCTGATGGCTTCCGCTCCAGGGGGACGCTTTCCATGGCCGGGCGGTGAGCCAGCAGGCTTCGCCGCTGCCTCACACGCCCCTTCCTGCCACAGAAGTCGCCCCCTGCAGCGAGAGCCATCAGCTGTGCATCTATATGATTAGCCCTTAACAAAAAAGTTAATATGATTACTTCGCTTCATACTCACTCATCTTATTAATACGATTCTCGTGTCGTCCGCCTTCAAACTCTCCCTGCAGCCAGATGGACGCGATGTCACGTGCAAGGCCCGGTCCAATGACTCGCTCACCCATTGCAAGCATATTGGAATCGTTGTGTCCGCGCGTTGCTTTTGCGCTGAACGTGTCATGCACAAGTGCGCAGCGGATTCCTTTTACTTTGTTCGCTGCAATGCTCATGCCAATGCCTGTCCCGCAGATCAGAATGCCGCGGTCGAATTCACCTGACGCCACTTTTTCAGCAACCGGCAGTGCGTAATCAGGGTAATCAACAGACCCCTCGCAGTCACAGCCGAAATCTTCAAATTCAATGTTCAATTCTGTTAAAAGATCTGCCATTTCCTTGCGCAGATTCGTACCACCATGATCAGATGCTAATGCGACTTTCATATTAAAATCCTCCCTGTTCCTGTTTATTAAGGTTTTTCAGCATGCTATCCATTAACCTGTTTAACTCGTTAAATGTGGAGCGGTACACTTCCACTGGACCGCCATACGGATCTGATACATCAAGTCCGCGTTCTGAAGAAAATTCTTTCAGCGTGAAAATACGGTCAGCTGCAAACGGAAATTGTTCCATTAGCATGGCCTTATGAGAGCTTGTCATTGCAAACACATAATCCGCCCAGTGGACATCAGACTGCGTAACCGTATGCGAACGGTGATCATGCGTCAGACCATTCTCCTCAAGTACCTGTTGCGCATTGTGGGATGCCATCCCGCCTTCCATCGCAAAAAGCCCGGCAGAACGCACCTCAATATGCGGCTCATCTCTATGATTTAAAATTGCTTCAGCCATCGGACTGCGGCAAGTATTCCCTGTACAAATAAATAAAATCCTCATGAAAACGACCCCTTTTTAGGATTCTCACTTCCCTCTTAGCTTATCACATTTTGGACACTTTTTCTTTTGGGGAGTGTTGAGTGATGCAGGAGGCGGCACACCGGGGACGGAGTTGTGTGGTTCGTTTTTAGAATGATTACAAAAATGAATCACTCAACTCCGTCCCGCCTGCGCCGCACCAAAAAACCCGGGTCATCCCAAACCCGGGTTCATGGAAATCACTTCTTATAAGGTCCGCTGCTTTCCCGTACCAGCAGGGTGGTTGGCAGGACGACTTTTTTGGCGATTTTGCGTTTGGATGTGAGCTGTTCGAGCAGAAGATCGACGGCTGCTTCACCCATGTATTCGGTGTGGACCTGGATGGTTGTGAGTGACGGCTGCAGGTAGCGTGACATTTCGATATCGTTGAAGCCAACGACAGATACCTGTTCAGGGACACGAACGCCTTTTTCATGAAGGGCACGCATGGCTCCGATTGCCATGGAGTCGCTTCCCATGATGAAGGCGGTCGGTCCGTTCTCAAGCTTCAGCGCTTCTTTCATCAGCGTGTAGCCGTCTGCTGCTGTGAACTTTCCGGTCCAGATAAATTCAGGATGAAAGGTATGATAGAGAGACAGATATTCGAAAAATGTCGTTTCCCGCTCGTCTTTGATCATTTCATTATCCTGAACATACTCGTGACCGCCGATATAGCCAATGCGCTCGTGACCGAGGTCGATGAGGTGTCTGAGAACGTCGATCATGGCGGAGCGGAAGTCGACTACAATTGAATCAACATTTGAAGTTGGTGTGAAATCTACTAGTACCAGTTTATCTGTCAATTTTTTAAATAGATCAATATCAGATATACTGAACTTCCCAATTGCGATCATACCATCCAACTTTTCTTCGCCGGCTGACCTAAATTGGAGATCGTTTTTATAGTATTTTACGATTTCTATTCCGCGTTCAGAACATGTGCGTTCTACACCAAGACGAACCGAAAGATAATAAGGGTCTTCCATTTCCTGCTCTTTAGAGTACCAATAGACTAGCCCCATCCTTAGCGTTGTTTTTTTCTTTACAACCTTTCGTTTTCCAGGTTGATAATTAAGCTCATCAGCAATTAAAAGGATACGCTGCTTAGTCTCATGCGCGACTGATAAAGTCTCATCCTTATTCAGTACCCTGGATACTGTTGCCAGCGATACATTTGCTTTTAACGCAATATCTTTTAAAGTTGCCATTTTACCACCCATTCGTTTTTCAGGACATTTACTTTCTATTATACGTGAATACGCTTCAAGGTTTTAGTCATTTATAGAATTTAGAAATTTTTTAAATGCTTCTTGTCCCTGCGCATTTTGCTTAAAAACTCCCGCATGCGAAAGTACTTTTTCAAATACTTTCCCTGTTTCATCTTTAATAATCTCAGATAGGTTTTCGGATGATAGTGACCCGGCTGCAAATATCCCCTTAGCCCACTCTGAATGCTTAGCTGTTCGTTCATCCTGCTCTAAACCAGCAATATCCTTATTTGCAAGATAATCAACCATCAACTGCAGCTCTTCTTTCAGACGGCCTGGCAGTACGGCTAATCCCATTACTTCAATTAAGCCGATATTTTCTTTTTTAATATGATGAAGCTCTTCATGCGGATGGAAGATTCCCCCCGGATGTTCTTCAGTCGTCCGGTTATTGCGCAGGACGAGATCGATTTCGAATCTGCCGTCGCGCATTCTGGCGATTGGCGTAATTGTGTTGTGAGGTTCTCCATCTGAAAATGCCAGCACTTCTACCAGCGGATCCTCATAGTGTTTCCACCTGTCCAGCACTTTACCGGCTAGTTCTGAAAGTTCGTAACGGTCATGCCCTCTTAATCTCAGGACAGACATCGGCCATTTTACAATCCCGGCTTCCACATTTTCATATCCTTTAAACGT
This region of Jeotgalibacillus malaysiensis genomic DNA includes:
- a CDS encoding ribose 5-phosphate isomerase, encoding MKVALASDHGGTNLRKEMADLLTELNIEFEDFGCDCEGSVDYPDYALPVAEKVASGEFDRGILICGTGIGMSIAANKVKGIRCALVHDTFSAKATRGHNDSNMLAMGERVIGPGLARDIASIWLQGEFEGGRHENRINKMSEYEAK
- a CDS encoding LacI family transcriptional regulator — its product is MATLKDIALKANVSLATVSRVLNKDETLSVAHETKQRILLIADELNYQPGKRKVVKKKTTLRMGLVYWYSKEQEMEDPYYLSVRLGVERTCSERGIEIVKYYKNDLQFRSAGEEKLDGMIAIGKFSISDIDLFKKLTDKLVLVDFTPTSNVDSIVVDFRSAMIDVLRHLIDLGHERIGYIGGHEYVQDNEMIKDERETTFFEYLSLYHTFHPEFIWTGKFTAADGYTLMKEALKLENGPTAFIMGSDSMAIGAMRALHEKGVRVPEQVSVVGFNDIEMSRYLQPSLTTIQVHTEYMGEAAVDLLLEQLTSKRKIAKKVVLPTTLLVRESSGPYKK
- a CDS encoding protein tyrosine phosphatase; the protein is MRILFICTGNTCRSPMAEAILNHRDEPHIEVRSAGLFAMEGGMASHNAQQVLEENGLTHDHRSHTVTQSDVHWADYVFAMTSSHKAMLMEQFPFAADRIFTLKEFSSERGLDVSDPYGGPVEVYRSTFNELNRLMDSMLKNLNKQEQGGF